The Trueperaceae bacterium genome has a segment encoding these proteins:
- a CDS encoding LacI family DNA-binding transcriptional regulator: MAVKARRGRRGHDRAGRPGAAGKRPTAPAGRVTIKDVAAALGVAPSTVSNAYNRPDQLSAELRQRVLATAERMGYAGPDPAARGLRLGVSNVLGVVYPSELSYAFTDPAAALFIEGIAREAEAAGYALMLIGTPPCDDEALVPVRTANVDGLIVHCFADGDPHFDVALARGLPMVMVDNPGVGGVPHVAIDDEGGARQAAAHLLERGHERLGVITLDLALEARRGVADLARQEGASYFSVRARLAGYRAAVAAAGLDWERDVVVYETPENVPAEGARAAAALIGLRPRPTAILAMSDQLAFGALGHLREAGLEVPEDVAVVGFDDLPSAARTTPPLTTVHQPTVEKGRQAGRLLIAQLRGERAPASVVLPTHLVVRTSG, encoded by the coding sequence ATGGCTGTCAAGGCTCGGCGGGGGAGGCGAGGGCACGACCGAGCGGGGCGCCCCGGCGCCGCCGGCAAGCGGCCGACGGCTCCCGCGGGCCGCGTGACGATCAAGGACGTCGCCGCGGCGCTGGGCGTGGCCCCGTCCACCGTCTCCAACGCGTACAACCGGCCGGACCAGCTCTCGGCCGAGCTGCGACAGCGCGTCCTGGCCACGGCCGAGCGCATGGGGTACGCGGGGCCGGACCCGGCGGCGCGGGGCCTCAGGCTGGGCGTGAGCAACGTCCTGGGCGTCGTCTACCCCAGCGAGCTCTCCTACGCCTTCACCGACCCGGCCGCGGCGCTGTTCATCGAGGGCATCGCCCGCGAGGCCGAGGCGGCCGGCTACGCGCTCATGCTCATCGGCACGCCACCGTGCGACGACGAGGCGCTGGTGCCGGTGAGGACCGCGAACGTCGACGGGCTGATCGTGCACTGCTTCGCCGACGGCGACCCCCACTTCGACGTCGCGCTGGCTCGCGGCCTGCCCATGGTGATGGTGGACAACCCCGGCGTGGGCGGCGTGCCGCACGTGGCCATAGACGACGAGGGCGGCGCGCGCCAGGCCGCCGCCCACCTGCTGGAACGAGGGCACGAGCGCCTCGGCGTCATAACGCTGGACCTGGCCCTGGAGGCCCGCCGCGGCGTCGCCGACCTCGCGCGCCAGGAGGGCGCCAGCTACTTCTCCGTCCGGGCCAGGCTGGCCGGCTACCGAGCGGCGGTCGCGGCGGCCGGGCTCGACTGGGAGCGCGACGTCGTCGTCTACGAGACGCCCGAGAACGTGCCCGCGGAGGGCGCGAGGGCCGCGGCCGCGCTGATCGGGCTCCGGCCGCGGCCGACGGCGATCCTGGCCATGAGCGACCAGCTCGCGTTCGGCGCGCTGGGCCACCTCCGTGAGGCGGGGCTCGAGGTGCCGGAGGACGTGGCCGTCGTGGGCTTCGACGACCTCCCCTCCGCCGCCCGCACCACGCCGCCGCTCACGACGGTCCACCAGCCCACCGTCGAGAAGGGCAGGCAGGCGGGTCGTCTGCTGATCGCACAGCTGAGGGGCGAGAGGGCGCCGGCGTCGGTCGTGCTGCCCACCCACCTCGTGGTCAGAACGAGCGGCTGA
- a CDS encoding ester cyclase has translation MDRTVTEQPFAMALAEGAGAGVAREAEDPVTRRTRETFAAYSEHHDPGYYAEDATFTDMTNPGRPLVGREAIGAMLATFYGGAFADGTYRTENQLVAGNRVLLEFTFLGTHTGQFGDLAPTGRWVELPMMSAYHVEDGLIRWARLYYDSASLLRQLGVIG, from the coding sequence ATGGATCGGACCGTGACGGAACAGCCGTTCGCCATGGCGCTGGCGGAGGGTGCGGGCGCGGGCGTCGCGCGGGAGGCCGAGGACCCGGTGACCCGCCGGACCCGCGAGACCTTCGCGGCCTACTCCGAGCACCACGACCCCGGCTACTACGCCGAGGACGCCACCTTCACCGACATGACGAACCCGGGCCGTCCCCTGGTGGGCCGCGAGGCGATCGGCGCGATGCTCGCGACGTTCTACGGGGGAGCGTTCGCCGACGGCACCTACAGGACCGAGAACCAGCTCGTCGCGGGCAACCGCGTGCTGCTCGAGTTCACGTTCCTGGGGACGCACACGGGCCAGTTCGGCGACCTCGCCCCGACCGGCCGCTGGGTGGAGCTGCCGATGATGAGCGCCTACCACGTCGAGGACGGGCTCATCCGTTGGGCGCGGCTCTACTACGACTCGGCGAGCCTGCTCAGGCAGCTCGGCGTGATCGGCTGA
- a CDS encoding ABC transporter permease, with product MAESAAIGAFEEARPAASLGAETLRRLLRSPSAVTGAVLVALLVLAGVLAPVLTPWDPVRQDLRAVLQAPSLQHPLGTDQLGRDILARILFGARLTLFIGAIAVGVGLVVGVPLGVVSGFYRGTVDLVIQRVMDLMLSFTTFLLALTLVALLGVGLTNVIVAVGISTIPRFARLVRSSVLSIREVSYIEASMALGAPGRRVLWRHVLPNALAPVIVQATLSMGSTILTAAGLGFLGLGVQPPTPEWGAMLGEGRNYIFTQASVTTFPGLAIFLAVIGFNLLGDGLRDALDPQLRGRR from the coding sequence ATGGCTGAGAGCGCGGCCATCGGGGCCTTCGAGGAGGCGCGTCCCGCGGCCTCGCTCGGCGCCGAGACGCTCCGCCGCCTGCTCCGCAGCCCCAGCGCCGTCACCGGCGCCGTGCTGGTGGCGCTCCTCGTCCTCGCCGGCGTGCTCGCCCCGGTGCTCACGCCGTGGGACCCCGTGCGTCAGGACCTCCGCGCCGTCCTGCAGGCGCCGTCCCTGCAGCACCCGCTCGGCACCGACCAGCTCGGCAGGGACATCCTGGCCCGAATCCTCTTCGGCGCGCGCCTGACCCTGTTCATCGGGGCCATCGCCGTGGGCGTCGGCCTCGTGGTGGGGGTGCCGCTGGGCGTGGTGTCCGGGTTCTACCGGGGCACGGTCGACCTGGTGATCCAGCGCGTCATGGACCTGATGCTCTCGTTCACGACGTTCCTGCTCGCCCTCACGCTGGTGGCGCTGCTCGGCGTGGGGCTCACGAACGTGATCGTGGCCGTGGGCATCTCGACGATCCCACGCTTCGCCCGGCTGGTGCGGAGCTCCGTGTTGTCGATCCGCGAGGTCAGCTACATAGAGGCCTCCATGGCGCTCGGCGCTCCGGGACGGCGCGTGCTGTGGCGGCACGTGCTGCCCAACGCCCTCGCGCCGGTGATCGTGCAGGCGACCCTCAGCATGGGCTCGACGATCCTCACCGCCGCGGGCCTGGGGTTCCTCGGCCTCGGCGTCCAGCCGCCGACCCCCGAGTGGGGCGCGATGCTCGGCGAGGGCCGCAACTACATCTTCACGCAGGCGTCCGTCACCACGTTCCCCGGCTTGGCCATCTTCCTGGCGGTAATAGGCTTCAACCTACTGGGCGACGGCCTGCGCGACGCGCTCGACCCGCAGCTCCGCGGCAGGCGCTGA
- a CDS encoding ABC transporter permease — protein sequence MTSYLLQRLVGVAVTVLFVAVTVFLMVRLLPGDPARVIAGVLASQQDVERLRTRLGLDQPLWRQGVIFLGDLVQGDLGTSARTSNSVTVEIGARFPATLTLAFASTVLAVAIGVPLGTFAAVRAGRLADLLVSTVVLFGISMPVYWLGLMLIIVFSIRLRWLPAAGAEGPLSLVLPAATLAFFSMAFIARITRSSMLEVLHQDYIRTAVAKGSTERSVVWRHALRNALAPVVTVIGLQFGELLGGAILTETVFAWPGLGRLLVDSIFARDYPTVQGLVIVFALLFALVNLAVDLFYGVIDPRVRYG from the coding sequence TTGACGTCCTACCTGCTCCAGCGGCTCGTCGGCGTGGCGGTGACGGTCCTCTTCGTCGCCGTCACCGTCTTCTTGATGGTGCGGCTGCTGCCGGGCGACCCCGCCAGGGTCATAGCCGGGGTGCTGGCGTCCCAGCAGGACGTCGAGCGCCTGCGCACGCGGCTGGGGCTGGACCAGCCACTGTGGCGCCAGGGCGTGATCTTCCTCGGCGACCTGGTGCAGGGCGACCTCGGCACGTCGGCGCGCACCTCGAACAGCGTGACCGTCGAGATCGGCGCCCGCTTCCCCGCCACGCTGACGCTCGCCTTCGCCAGCACGGTGCTCGCCGTGGCGATCGGCGTGCCGCTGGGCACCTTCGCCGCGGTGCGGGCGGGCCGCCTGGCCGACCTGCTCGTCTCGACCGTGGTGCTCTTCGGCATCAGCATGCCCGTCTACTGGCTGGGCCTGATGCTGATCATCGTCTTCTCGATACGCCTGCGCTGGCTGCCGGCGGCCGGCGCCGAGGGGCCGCTCTCGCTGGTGCTGCCGGCGGCCACGCTGGCGTTCTTCTCGATGGCGTTCATCGCCCGCATCACGCGCTCGAGCATGCTCGAGGTACTGCACCAGGACTACATCAGGACCGCTGTGGCCAAGGGCTCGACGGAGCGCTCCGTGGTGTGGCGGCACGCCCTGCGCAACGCCCTCGCCCCCGTCGTCACGGTCATAGGCCTCCAGTTCGGCGAGCTGCTCGGCGGCGCGATCCTCACCGAGACCGTCTTCGCCTGGCCCGGCCTGGGACGCCTGCTGGTGGACTCGATCTTCGCCCGCGACTACCCCACGGTACAGGGCCTCGTCATCGTGTTCGCGCTCCTCTTCGCGCTGGTGAACCTGGCCGTCGACCTGTTCTACGGGGTCATCGACCCCAGGGTGCGCTATGGCTAG
- a CDS encoding ABC transporter substrate-binding protein → MLALLLGGSALAQETFRIAIGVDADSLDPVQGTTTTIDNIVDYMAQTLIGIDENGALVPVLATEWTTSADGLTMDLTLREGVTFHDGTPFDAEAVVWNFERLLDPNVNVPRRGPYAPIESVEAVDDLHVRLHLTQPSPYMAGALTQTTAAIISPASVDMEGNSYENITHPVGTGPYAFESRALGERIVVRRFEDYWGEAPYYDEVVFQIVPEATTRESLLLAGQVDMIILPPASDIPALDANPAVEVVFGPSDRTIFIAINTTKPPLDDKRVRQALNYAVDKEAIVQGILFGAADVMDSPMAPSLFGYTSIGAYEYDPERARELLAEAGVEPGELTLDFMSPTGRYVQDFPASQAIANYLADVGITANVRTTDWPTYVGTITQGAESNETQLHLLGWAPAYLDASQQMLQFQQSQHPPAGLATSFYTNPEVEELIAQANSTVDEAQRADLYGQAARLIWDDAPWIFLWVQRFPIVHSADVTNVSGLPNEKFYAIYARPAD, encoded by the coding sequence GTGCTCGCGTTGCTCCTGGGCGGGTCGGCGCTCGCTCAAGAGACGTTCCGGATCGCGATCGGCGTCGACGCCGACTCGCTCGACCCGGTCCAGGGCACCACCACGACGATCGACAACATCGTCGACTACATGGCGCAGACGCTGATCGGCATCGACGAGAACGGCGCGCTGGTGCCGGTGCTCGCGACCGAGTGGACGACCTCCGCTGACGGCCTGACCATGGACCTCACGCTGCGCGAGGGCGTGACGTTCCACGACGGCACGCCTTTCGACGCCGAGGCCGTCGTGTGGAACTTCGAGCGCCTCCTCGACCCGAACGTGAACGTGCCGCGGCGCGGCCCCTACGCGCCCATCGAGAGCGTCGAGGCCGTCGACGACCTGCACGTCAGGCTCCACCTCACGCAGCCTTCCCCGTACATGGCCGGCGCCCTCACGCAGACGACGGCGGCCATCATCTCGCCGGCCTCCGTCGACATGGAGGGCAACTCGTACGAGAACATCACGCACCCCGTCGGCACGGGCCCCTACGCGTTCGAGTCCCGGGCCCTCGGCGAGCGGATCGTCGTGAGGCGCTTCGAGGACTACTGGGGCGAGGCGCCCTACTACGACGAGGTCGTGTTCCAGATCGTCCCCGAGGCCACGACGCGCGAGAGCCTGCTCCTCGCCGGCCAGGTGGACATGATCATCCTGCCGCCGGCGTCCGACATCCCGGCTCTCGACGCGAACCCGGCGGTCGAGGTCGTGTTCGGCCCCAGCGACAGGACGATCTTCATCGCGATCAACACGACCAAGCCGCCCCTCGACGACAAGCGCGTGCGTCAGGCCCTCAACTACGCCGTCGACAAGGAGGCGATCGTCCAGGGCATCCTCTTCGGCGCCGCCGACGTCATGGACTCCCCGATGGCGCCTAGCCTCTTCGGCTACACGTCGATAGGCGCCTACGAGTACGACCCGGAGCGGGCCCGCGAGCTGCTCGCGGAGGCGGGCGTCGAGCCGGGCGAGCTCACGCTCGACTTCATGTCGCCCACCGGCCGCTACGTGCAGGACTTCCCCGCGTCCCAAGCGATCGCGAACTACCTCGCCGACGTCGGCATCACCGCGAACGTGCGCACCACGGACTGGCCCACGTACGTCGGCACGATCACGCAGGGCGCCGAGTCGAACGAGACGCAGCTCCACCTGCTCGGCTGGGCGCCGGCGTACCTCGACGCCTCGCAGCAGATGCTGCAGTTCCAGCAGTCGCAGCACCCGCCGGCCGGCCTGGCCACGTCGTTCTACACGAACCCCGAGGTCGAGGAGCTCATCGCGCAGGCGAACTCCACCGTGGACGAGGCGCAGCGCGCCGACCTCTACGGACAGGCCGCGCGCCTGATCTGGGACGACGCCCCCTGGATCTTCCTGTGGGTGCAGCGGTTCCCGATCGTGCACTCGGCCGACGTGACGAACGTCTCCGGCCTGCCGAACGAGAAGTTCTACGCCATCTACGCGCGGCCGGCCGACTGA
- a CDS encoding Xaa-Pro peptidase family protein — protein MRTDVSAQETPPFDPAPPIADAERRERARRLFEFVPRDLDAVVLFDEQYVQYYAGFVFIPTERPIAVAITRDGARTLLVPRLEREHAEQTCQVEEVLAYPEYPGEKHPLRVLADHLRARGVARVGADHDGYPVVMGFRPYPLSSQLEVTLVSPQVDRQMALKSESELRLIRESAWWGDHAHRLLQRYTRPGLTETEVVGRACKEATARMREWRGAYRKLNRWIDGALAVYRGQIGPNGALPHAMTIDATFEVGQTLVTGASADAQGYISELERTMFVGEPSAEQRRYFGHMMALQETAFEAIRPGARAADVDRAVRAYYDREGLWEQWRHHVGHGLGQRIHESPFLDVGDDTVLEPGMVLSVEPGIYVPGLGGFRHSDTVLVTETGIEMLTTYPRELEALVIEA, from the coding sequence ATGAGGACAGACGTCAGCGCCCAGGAGACCCCGCCGTTCGACCCGGCCCCGCCGATCGCCGACGCCGAGAGGCGGGAGCGGGCGCGGCGGCTGTTCGAGTTCGTGCCTCGGGACCTCGACGCCGTCGTGCTGTTCGACGAGCAGTACGTCCAGTACTACGCCGGTTTCGTCTTCATCCCTACCGAGCGGCCGATCGCCGTCGCGATCACGCGCGACGGCGCCCGCACGCTGCTGGTGCCGCGGCTCGAGCGGGAGCACGCGGAACAGACCTGCCAGGTGGAGGAGGTCCTCGCCTACCCGGAGTACCCGGGCGAGAAGCACCCTCTGCGGGTGCTGGCCGACCACCTCAGGGCGCGGGGCGTCGCGCGCGTCGGCGCGGACCACGACGGCTACCCGGTCGTGATGGGCTTCCGTCCCTACCCGCTCTCGAGCCAGCTCGAGGTGACGCTCGTCTCACCGCAGGTCGACAGGCAGATGGCGCTGAAGAGCGAGTCCGAGCTGAGGCTGATACGCGAGAGCGCCTGGTGGGGCGACCACGCGCACCGGCTGCTGCAGCGGTACACGCGCCCGGGCCTCACCGAGACCGAGGTCGTGGGCCGCGCCTGCAAGGAGGCCACCGCGCGCATGCGCGAGTGGCGCGGCGCGTACCGCAAGCTCAACCGCTGGATCGACGGCGCCCTGGCCGTGTACCGCGGGCAGATCGGCCCGAACGGCGCGCTGCCGCACGCGATGACCATCGACGCCACGTTCGAGGTGGGCCAGACGCTCGTCACCGGGGCCTCGGCCGACGCCCAGGGCTACATCTCCGAGCTCGAGAGGACGATGTTCGTCGGCGAGCCGTCGGCCGAGCAGCGCCGCTACTTCGGCCACATGATGGCGCTGCAAGAGACCGCGTTCGAGGCGATCCGTCCGGGCGCCCGCGCCGCCGACGTCGACAGGGCGGTGCGCGCGTACTACGACCGCGAGGGGTTGTGGGAGCAGTGGCGCCACCACGTGGGCCACGGGCTCGGGCAGCGCATCCACGAGAGCCCGTTCCTCGACGTCGGCGACGACACGGTCCTCGAGCCCGGCATGGTCCTCTCGGTCGAGCCGGGCATCTACGTGCCCGGTCTCGGCGGCTTCCGCCACTCCGACACCGTGCTCGTCACGGAGACCGGCATCGAGATGCTCACGACCTACCCGCGCGAGCTGGAGGCCCTCGTCATCGAGGCCTGA
- a CDS encoding DUF6194 family protein, which translates to MDADAIVELMRRELAGLEVLEHEGDRFFYYRPEGAEPDHRLPFATIVTRDDQHEGGVARLDRPGVFRFSVAAGPAEYAARFGPVPAPRPDWGVLETGHDHAALDVLMPHPVYAPMGWVCVLNPSEATWREVWPLVVGAYETARRRREARERRGG; encoded by the coding sequence ATGGACGCGGACGCGATCGTCGAGCTGATGCGGAGGGAGCTCGCGGGGCTCGAGGTGCTCGAGCACGAGGGCGACAGGTTCTTCTACTACCGGCCGGAGGGGGCCGAGCCGGACCACAGGCTGCCGTTCGCGACCATCGTGACGCGCGACGACCAGCACGAGGGCGGCGTCGCGCGCCTCGACCGGCCGGGCGTGTTCCGCTTCAGCGTGGCCGCGGGGCCGGCGGAGTACGCAGCGCGGTTCGGCCCCGTGCCGGCGCCAAGGCCAGACTGGGGCGTGCTGGAGACGGGGCACGACCACGCCGCGCTGGACGTGCTCATGCCCCATCCGGTCTACGCGCCGATGGGCTGGGTGTGCGTCCTCAACCCGAGCGAGGCGACGTGGCGCGAGGTCTGGCCGCTCGTGGTGGGGGCGTACGAGACGGCGAGGCGCCGGCGGGAGGCCAGGGAGCGGCGGGGCGGCTGA
- a CDS encoding UdgX family uracil-DNA binding protein (This protein belongs to the uracil DNA glycosylase superfamily, members of which act in excision repair of DNA. However, it belongs more specifically to UdgX branch, whose founding member was found to bind uracil in DNA (where it does not belong), without cleaving it, appears to promote DNA repair by a pathway involving RecA, rather than base excision.), whose product MARLTADERATEYPGAERFMPGTTTLAAMREAVQGCRGCPLYRDATQAVFGEGRVGARLMLVGEVPGDEEDLRGRPFVGPAGRLLDQALEEAGIAREDAYLTNVVKHFKWEPSGKRRIHKTPNRWEIAACIPWLDAEIARVSPAVLVAMGATAAKALFGPSHRVSVQHGQPVAFDRAPYATSTVHPSAVLRRPTEEDRVAEFERLVADLRSVAAVLAG is encoded by the coding sequence ATGGCGAGGCTCACCGCGGACGAGCGGGCGACCGAGTACCCGGGTGCCGAGCGCTTCATGCCGGGCACCACGACCCTGGCCGCGATGCGCGAGGCCGTGCAGGGCTGCCGCGGCTGCCCGCTCTACAGGGACGCCACGCAGGCGGTGTTCGGCGAGGGTCGGGTCGGGGCGCGCCTGATGCTCGTCGGCGAGGTGCCCGGCGACGAGGAGGACCTGAGGGGCCGACCCTTCGTTGGTCCCGCCGGCAGGCTGCTCGACCAGGCCCTCGAGGAGGCGGGCATCGCGCGCGAGGACGCCTACCTCACGAACGTCGTCAAGCACTTCAAGTGGGAGCCGAGCGGCAAGCGGCGCATCCACAAGACGCCGAACCGCTGGGAGATCGCGGCGTGCATCCCGTGGCTCGACGCCGAGATCGCGCGCGTCTCGCCCGCGGTCCTCGTGGCCATGGGGGCGACGGCGGCGAAGGCGCTGTTCGGTCCGTCGCACCGGGTGTCGGTGCAGCACGGCCAGCCCGTGGCGTTCGACCGTGCCCCGTACGCGACCTCGACGGTCCACCCTTCCGCGGTCCTCAGGCGCCCCACCGAGGAGGACAGGGTCGCCGAGTTCGAGCGGCTGGTGGCAGACCTGCGCAGCGTGGCGGCGGTGCTGGCGGGCTGA
- a CDS encoding NUDIX domain-containing protein: MDFDTRVGAYAVIVRDGQVLLSHWVPDPSQLHYTAGLESAWTLPGGGLEAGEDPEAAAVREVLEETGYVIELVDVLGTHSDHFRAGDLGPGRPRRPFHSLRIVYEGRIVAGDLRVEVDGSTDDVRWFPLDEVGSLPHVRLVDTGMRLWRRGRLRAGTS, translated from the coding sequence GTGGACTTCGACACGCGGGTCGGCGCGTACGCGGTGATCGTCAGGGACGGGCAGGTCCTCCTCAGCCACTGGGTGCCGGACCCGAGCCAGCTCCACTACACCGCGGGGCTCGAGTCGGCGTGGACGCTGCCCGGCGGCGGCCTCGAGGCGGGCGAGGACCCGGAGGCGGCCGCGGTGCGCGAGGTGCTCGAGGAGACCGGCTACGTCATCGAGCTCGTCGACGTCCTGGGCACCCACAGCGACCACTTCAGGGCCGGCGACCTGGGACCCGGGCGTCCGCGCCGGCCCTTCCACTCCCTGCGGATCGTCTACGAGGGCCGCATCGTCGCCGGCGACCTCCGCGTCGAGGTGGACGGCTCGACCGACGACGTGCGCTGGTTCCCGCTCGACGAGGTGGGGTCGCTGCCGCACGTGCGCCTCGTCGACACCGGCATGCGCCTCTGGCGCCGCGGACGACTGCGAGCCGGCACCTCCTAG
- a CDS encoding carbohydrate ABC transporter permease has protein sequence MATTTAALPRRTGRGRGVGRVASRTAFYLAVAIFTLFAALPFYVMLITTFKQNPNLFDPNANPFWYAQAPTFDHVRLLFADTLFVRWLLNSFMVGGLVVVITLLLAVPAAYSLARLAGSWGEVLGIGIFLTYLVPPTLLFLPFAKVIAALGLQNSIWALVVAYPTFTVPFCTWLMMGFFKGIPKDIEEQAMVDGYSRIGAFVRAVLPLAVPGILTIVVFAFTLSTSEFVYALTFVQDSAQKTVSIGVPTELVRGDVFRWGPLLAGALIASIPVAVLYTFFIDHFVAGLTAVAGE, from the coding sequence ATGGCGACCACCACCGCCGCGCTCCCCAGGAGGACAGGTCGCGGACGGGGCGTCGGACGTGTCGCCTCGCGCACGGCGTTCTACCTGGCCGTCGCGATCTTCACGCTGTTCGCGGCTCTGCCCTTCTACGTCATGCTCATCACGACGTTCAAGCAGAACCCGAACCTCTTCGATCCGAACGCGAACCCGTTCTGGTACGCGCAGGCGCCGACGTTCGACCACGTGAGGCTGCTCTTCGCCGACACGCTGTTCGTGCGCTGGCTCCTCAACTCGTTCATGGTCGGCGGGCTCGTCGTCGTGATCACGCTGCTGCTGGCCGTGCCGGCGGCGTACAGCCTGGCGCGCCTGGCGGGCAGCTGGGGCGAGGTGCTGGGCATCGGCATCTTCCTCACCTACCTCGTGCCGCCCACCCTTCTCTTCCTCCCCTTCGCCAAGGTGATCGCGGCGCTCGGCCTGCAGAACTCGATCTGGGCGCTGGTCGTCGCCTACCCGACGTTCACGGTGCCGTTCTGCACCTGGCTGATGATGGGCTTCTTCAAGGGCATACCGAAGGACATCGAGGAGCAGGCGATGGTCGACGGCTACTCCCGCATCGGCGCGTTCGTGCGCGCCGTGCTGCCGCTGGCCGTGCCCGGCATCCTCACGATCGTCGTGTTCGCGTTCACGCTGTCGACCAGCGAGTTCGTCTACGCCCTCACGTTCGTGCAGGACTCGGCCCAGAAGACCGTCTCGATCGGCGTGCCCACCGAGCTCGTGCGCGGCGACGTCTTCCGTTGGGGACCGCTCCTCGCGGGCGCGCTCATCGCCAGCATCCCCGTCGCCGTGCTCTACACGTTCTTCATCGACCACTTCGTGGCCGGCCTCACCGCCGTGGCCGGGGAGTGA
- a CDS encoding sugar ABC transporter permease encodes MSAQAPVAARPAVTHDERAHARRESLLAVGMLAPAVIFILLLVGVPFGLAIYYSLHDVTTGGTAVKWVGLRHFSELLRDRVFLRSLANTLLFTVSTLVAVLVLGTILAELLMREFRGKWVVRFLILLPWTAPVALGLIGWLWMFDSVFSPIDWLLRQVGLLGHRGAALGALPNLYWLGDPVLAKVSIVLVNVWRILPLATVIVLAGLNSIPRDVIEQTRVDRAGYFRRLFDITLPMLSPILLVAVLFTFVFTFSDMIAIFILTRGGPANMTQTLASHAFFTGILGGNLGRGAAIALFLLPVLAGVSAVLLRLIRRSEVI; translated from the coding sequence ATGAGCGCCCAGGCCCCCGTCGCCGCCAGGCCGGCCGTCACGCACGACGAGCGCGCCCACGCCCGTCGCGAGTCCCTCCTCGCCGTCGGCATGCTCGCCCCCGCCGTGATCTTCATCCTCCTGCTCGTGGGCGTGCCGTTCGGGCTGGCGATCTACTACAGCCTCCACGACGTCACCACGGGCGGCACCGCCGTCAAGTGGGTGGGCCTGCGGCACTTCTCCGAGCTGCTCCGCGACCGCGTCTTCCTGCGCTCGCTGGCGAACACGCTGCTGTTCACGGTGAGCACGCTCGTCGCCGTGCTGGTCCTCGGCACGATCCTCGCCGAGCTCCTGATGCGCGAGTTCCGCGGGAAGTGGGTCGTGCGCTTCCTGATCCTCCTGCCCTGGACGGCGCCGGTGGCCCTCGGCCTCATCGGCTGGCTGTGGATGTTCGACTCGGTGTTCAGCCCCATCGACTGGCTGCTGCGCCAGGTGGGCCTGCTGGGCCACAGGGGCGCCGCGCTCGGCGCCCTGCCGAACCTCTACTGGCTCGGCGACCCGGTCCTCGCCAAGGTCTCGATAGTCCTGGTCAACGTCTGGCGCATCCTGCCGCTCGCCACGGTCATCGTCCTGGCGGGCCTCAACTCGATCCCTCGCGACGTCATCGAGCAGACGCGCGTCGACCGCGCCGGCTACTTCAGGCGCCTGTTCGACATCACGCTGCCGATGCTCTCCCCCATCCTCCTCGTCGCGGTCCTCTTCACCTTCGTCTTCACCTTCTCCGACATGATCGCCATCTTCATCCTCACGCGTGGCGGGCCCGCGAACATGACCCAGACCCTCGCCAGCCACGCCTTCTTCACCGGCATCCTCGGCGGCAACCTCGGCCGGGGCGCGGCCATCGCCCTGTTCCTGCTGCCGGTGCTGGCCGGCGTGAGCGCCGTGCTGCTCCGGCTGATCCGCCGCAGCGAGGTGATCTGA